GGCGCCGACGCCGTGGCTGGCGCGTGGCGACCCCCGCGAGGCTCGGATGCGTCTTTCTCCCGCAGGCGCTTGCTCTGCCAAGGCAAGACATGGGGGCGGCTTAAGAAACGCCTAAGCCTCCTGGAAATGTAAGCGCTTGCATATCGTGCAGGGTTGTGAAAGAATGATCGTTCATTCGACCGCACCCTCCCAACGCCATTCACCAAGAGGACGAGGATCATGGCAACCAACCCCCAGATGATGGAACCCATTCAAGGCAGCGCGCTGGTGGGCGCGGGCCCGGTGCACATGACGCCCAGCGAAGCGTTTGTCGAGACCTTAGTGGCCAACGGGGTGAAGCACGTCTTTGGGATTGTGGGCTCGGCGTGCATGGATGCGCTGGACCTCTTTCCTGCGGCCGGCATTCGCTACATTCCGGTGGTGCACGAGCAGGGCGGGGGCCACATGGCCGACGGCTATGCGCGGGTCTCCGGCCGTCATGGGGTGT
This region of Pelomicrobium methylotrophicum genomic DNA includes:
- a CDS encoding thiamine pyrophosphate-binding protein, which encodes MMEPIQGSALVGAGPVHMTPSEAFVETLVANGVKHVFGIVGSACMDALDLFPAAGIRYIPVVHEQGGGHMADGYARVSGRHGV